A genomic region of Micropterus dolomieu isolate WLL.071019.BEF.003 ecotype Adirondacks linkage group LG11, ASM2129224v1, whole genome shotgun sequence contains the following coding sequences:
- the ptgr2 gene encoding prostaglandin reductase 2 isoform X2 produces MMQVQRVVLNSRPGRSGAPVPENFRLEDITLTPELKDGEVLVRTLHLSVDPYMRCRMNDDTGADYLTPWQLSECVDGGGVGVVESSRCSTCTEGDAVTSFNWPWQTYAVMKGSVLQKVDPQLVDGHLSYFLGAVGITGLTALLGVREKGNVTKGANQTMVVSGAAGACGSIAGQIGRLDGCVRVVGICGSNDKCRALVEDLGFSAAINYHQEDVHTRLKECCPDGIDVYFDNVGGAISDTVITQMNNGGHVILCGQISQYNKDVPYPPPLSEEIKETLRSKNISRERFMVLNYMNKADAALCELSQWVKSSQIKVLETMANGIENMGDAFCSMMKGGNIGKQIIKIS; encoded by the exons ATGATGCAGGTGCAGAGAGTCGTTCTCAACTCACGACCAG GTAGAAGTGGGGCGCCAGTTCCCGAAAATTTCCGCCTTGAGGACATAACTTTAACACCTGAGTTGAAAGATGGGGAGGTCCTTGTTCGTACGCTTCACCTCTCAGTCGATCCTTACATG CGATGCAGAATGAATGACGACACCGGTGCTGATTACTTGACTCCATGGCAGCTGTCTGAGTGCGTGGATGGTGGAGGTGTTGGCGTGGTTGAGTCCAGCCGCTGCAGCACTTGCACTGAAGGAGATGCGGTCACTTCTTTCAACTGGCCGTGGCAAACCTATGCTGTTATGAAAGGAAGTGTCTTACAGAAG GTTGATCCACAGTTGGTTGACGGGCACCTGTCCTACTTTTTGGGAGCAGTTGGTATAACAGGCCTCACTGCACTGTTGGGTGTAAGGGAGAAGGGTAATGTGACCAAAGGAGCCAATCAGACCATGGTGGTGAGTGGCGCAGCTGGGGCCTGTGGCTCCATAGCTGGACAG ATTGGCAGGCTGGATGGTTGTGTGAGAGTGGTTGGAATTTGCGGTTCTAATGACAAGTGCAGAGCTTTAGTGGAAGACCTGGGCTTTTCTGCAGCCATCAACTACCACCAAGAGGACGTCCATACAAGGCTCAAGGAGTGCTGCCCTGATGGGATAGATGTTTACTTTGACAATGTGGGAGGCGCCATCAGTGACACTGTAATCACACAG ATGAACAACGGTGGCCATGTGATCCTGTGTGGGCAGATCTCCCAGTACAACAAGGATGTGCCGTATCCTCCGCCCCTGAGTGAGGAGATAAAGGAAACCCTGCGAAGTAAGAACATCAGCCGGGAGCGATTTATGGTGCTTAACTACATGAACAAGGCAGACGCTGCCCTCTGTGAGCTCAGTCAGTGGGTTAAGTCCAGTCAAATCAAG GTGCTGGAAACTATGGCGAATGGCATTGAAAATATGGGAG ATGCATTTTGCTCTATGATGAAAGGGGGAAACATTGGCAAGCAAATTATAAAGATATCGTAG
- the ptgr2 gene encoding prostaglandin reductase 2 isoform X1, with protein MFQIIICITVKLSEKTRTHCSYTTKVISYSQLVLQKGLGSQCQRLNHGTAGRASPSPSIPFIFVLASQRCRMNDDTGADYLTPWQLSECVDGGGVGVVESSRCSTCTEGDAVTSFNWPWQTYAVMKGSVLQKVDPQLVDGHLSYFLGAVGITGLTALLGVREKGNVTKGANQTMVVSGAAGACGSIAGQIGRLDGCVRVVGICGSNDKCRALVEDLGFSAAINYHQEDVHTRLKECCPDGIDVYFDNVGGAISDTVITQMNNGGHVILCGQISQYNKDVPYPPPLSEEIKETLRSKNISRERFMVLNYMNKADAALCELSQWVKSSQIKVLETMANGIENMGDAFCSMMKGGNIGKQIIKIS; from the exons ATGTTTCAGATCATAATATGCATTACTGTTAAGTTAAGTGAAAAAACAAGGACTCACTGCAGTTACACAACCAAAGTGATATCATACAGTCAACTAGTCCTACAGAAAGGTTTAGGCAGCCAATGTCAAAGACTCAACCATGGAACTGCAGGAAGAGCTTCCCCATCTCCATCAATCCCATTTATCTTTGTCTTGGCTTCACAGCGATGCAGAATGAATGACGACACCGGTGCTGATTACTTGACTCCATGGCAGCTGTCTGAGTGCGTGGATGGTGGAGGTGTTGGCGTGGTTGAGTCCAGCCGCTGCAGCACTTGCACTGAAGGAGATGCGGTCACTTCTTTCAACTGGCCGTGGCAAACCTATGCTGTTATGAAAGGAAGTGTCTTACAGAAG GTTGATCCACAGTTGGTTGACGGGCACCTGTCCTACTTTTTGGGAGCAGTTGGTATAACAGGCCTCACTGCACTGTTGGGTGTAAGGGAGAAGGGTAATGTGACCAAAGGAGCCAATCAGACCATGGTGGTGAGTGGCGCAGCTGGGGCCTGTGGCTCCATAGCTGGACAG ATTGGCAGGCTGGATGGTTGTGTGAGAGTGGTTGGAATTTGCGGTTCTAATGACAAGTGCAGAGCTTTAGTGGAAGACCTGGGCTTTTCTGCAGCCATCAACTACCACCAAGAGGACGTCCATACAAGGCTCAAGGAGTGCTGCCCTGATGGGATAGATGTTTACTTTGACAATGTGGGAGGCGCCATCAGTGACACTGTAATCACACAG ATGAACAACGGTGGCCATGTGATCCTGTGTGGGCAGATCTCCCAGTACAACAAGGATGTGCCGTATCCTCCGCCCCTGAGTGAGGAGATAAAGGAAACCCTGCGAAGTAAGAACATCAGCCGGGAGCGATTTATGGTGCTTAACTACATGAACAAGGCAGACGCTGCCCTCTGTGAGCTCAGTCAGTGGGTTAAGTCCAGTCAAATCAAG GTGCTGGAAACTATGGCGAATGGCATTGAAAATATGGGAG ATGCATTTTGCTCTATGATGAAAGGGGGAAACATTGGCAAGCAAATTATAAAGATATCGTAG